In one Echinicola marina genomic region, the following are encoded:
- a CDS encoding DUF6922 domain-containing protein has translation MKPVKSNSTYPNLPQRLFWDFDLDKLDWDKSYRTVIERVIERGTKTEWTEMTRYYGKNLIKSTLINEINYLPEYAIDLVERNFGLKRTQLKCYKKKQSRHQHWL, from the coding sequence ATGAAACCCGTAAAATCAAATTCAACATATCCAAACCTACCACAAAGGTTGTTCTGGGATTTCGATTTAGATAAACTGGATTGGGATAAAAGCTATAGAACAGTCATCGAAAGGGTAATTGAGCGGGGTACTAAAACTGAATGGACTGAAATGACCAGGTATTATGGCAAAAACTTAATTAAGTCTACTTTAATAAACGAGATCAATTATCTTCCTGAATATGCCATTGACTTGGTTGAACGAAATTTTGGATTAAAAAGAACCCAACTTAAATGCTACAAAAAGAAACAGTCTCGGCATCAACATTGGCTTTGA
- a CDS encoding IS256 family transposase — protein sequence MKKEDLLNDDFLKQFKNGEELQTFLGELQKRAVEKMLEGELDSHLGYRKNEQSDNPNSRNGHTSKKIKSSFGESHINVPRDRDGSFEPALVPKRKSMAEGVENVIISMYAKGMSNHDIGEQIRELYDINVSASTISRVTDAVSEDIVAWRNRPLDPVYLIVWMDGISFKVRENSKVVNKTVYIAVGLKTNGLKEVLGLWLGKNESAAFWMGVLTDMKARGVEDILITATDNLNGFTDTIKASFPESVTQICVVHQIRNACRYVVWKDKKAFTKDMKEVYTAPNKEAAGAALEDFAEKWESKYSYAIKSWRDNWDELTVFFDYPVEIRKIIYTTNLIENLNGKVRKYTKNKLSFPTDEAVIKSVFLALREATKKWTMPIRDWGIILNSFLLIFGKRVRLN from the coding sequence ATGAAAAAAGAAGACCTTTTAAACGACGATTTCCTAAAGCAGTTCAAGAACGGAGAAGAACTGCAAACTTTTTTAGGTGAGCTCCAAAAGCGGGCAGTGGAAAAGATGCTAGAAGGAGAACTGGACAGCCATCTTGGATACCGAAAAAACGAACAGTCAGACAATCCCAACTCACGCAACGGACACACTTCCAAAAAGATAAAGAGCAGTTTTGGGGAGTCACATATCAATGTCCCCAGGGACAGGGACGGCAGTTTTGAGCCGGCACTGGTACCCAAAAGGAAAAGCATGGCAGAAGGTGTGGAGAACGTGATCATCTCCATGTATGCCAAAGGGATGTCCAACCATGACATAGGGGAACAGATCAGAGAGCTCTATGACATCAACGTATCGGCATCTACCATATCCAGGGTTACCGATGCGGTGTCCGAGGATATTGTGGCCTGGCGGAACCGTCCGCTCGACCCGGTCTATCTGATCGTATGGATGGACGGGATATCCTTCAAGGTACGGGAGAACTCCAAGGTGGTCAACAAGACCGTTTACATTGCGGTAGGGCTAAAGACCAACGGATTAAAAGAGGTCCTGGGGCTCTGGCTGGGAAAAAACGAATCAGCGGCCTTTTGGATGGGCGTACTCACCGATATGAAGGCACGGGGTGTCGAGGACATCCTGATCACGGCCACCGATAACCTTAACGGCTTTACCGATACGATCAAGGCCTCCTTCCCCGAATCGGTCACCCAGATATGTGTAGTACACCAGATCAGGAACGCCTGTAGATATGTGGTATGGAAAGACAAAAAGGCCTTCACCAAGGATATGAAAGAGGTCTATACCGCTCCAAATAAGGAAGCTGCCGGGGCCGCCCTGGAAGATTTTGCCGAAAAATGGGAAAGCAAATACTCATATGCCATTAAAAGCTGGAGGGACAACTGGGATGAACTGACCGTTTTCTTTGACTATCCCGTGGAAATAAGGAAGATCATTTATACCACCAACCTGATAGAAAACCTCAATGGAAAGGTCAGAAAATACACCAAAAACAAGCTGTCCTTCCCAACTGATGAGGCAGTTATCAAATCGGTATTCCTTGCCCTGCGCGAAGCCACCAAAAAATGGACAATGCCGATCAGGGACTGGGGAATAATCCTTAATAGTTTTCTGCTTATATTTGGAAAAAGGGTCAGGCTAAACTAA
- a CDS encoding helix-turn-helix domain-containing protein, whose product MDIEIITKQDLMEFKEQFFQELDQFFKKQTGTPAKRWLKSYEVRELLGISPGTLQNLRINGTLPFTKVGGLMFYDFEDVRRLMESEKNRLRTV is encoded by the coding sequence ATGGACATAGAGATTATCACAAAACAGGACCTCATGGAATTTAAGGAACAATTTTTCCAAGAATTGGACCAATTCTTTAAAAAGCAAACCGGAACTCCCGCGAAAAGGTGGCTTAAATCATATGAAGTTAGGGAGCTATTAGGGATCTCCCCAGGCACTTTGCAAAATTTGAGAATTAATGGAACATTGCCATTTACAAAAGTAGGAGGTTTGATGTTTTATGATTTTGAGGATGTGAGGAGGTTGATGGAAAGTGAAAAAAATAGGCTCAGAACGGTTTGA
- a CDS encoding site-specific integrase gives MKVNNTFGIHFIIRKSRSKAGMCQIYVRISLNGSRREISLKKYVKESEWDKNKGKLRGTRRNASDTNFFIEEVRSQIYEAYHELANKRRAFHIDDLKNYYLRGGEEKYTLLRLMEYHNLTFANTLSKGSLKNYRTTEKYLKKYFKEWLRVSDVFLSEINYRFLSDFEFFLRKTFPKEGNKGLSNNGIMKHLVRLKKLSSFGERLEWLEKDPFAKYQIKFDKVERGFLDQDELELIENTEFELPRLILAKDLFVFSCYTGLSYVDIMNLSLTHIIRGIDGGKWIYTTRQKTGVKVKIPILPFADRMIEKYKEDRRALDRGTIFPYASNQKLNKNLKDIAAGCGLNKYLTFHLARHTFATTITLLNGVPIETVSKVLGHTKITTTQIYAKVVESKVSDDMEKLRNILSNKEIKEKDVKISKFPDYR, from the coding sequence ATGAAAGTAAATAACACGTTTGGAATTCACTTTATAATCAGGAAATCTAGATCCAAGGCCGGGATGTGCCAAATTTATGTTAGAATTAGTCTGAACGGATCAAGGAGAGAAATTTCCCTTAAAAAGTATGTTAAAGAGAGCGAATGGGACAAAAATAAGGGAAAGTTAAGAGGGACTCGTCGAAATGCCTCCGATACCAATTTCTTTATAGAGGAGGTTAGGAGCCAGATTTATGAAGCTTATCATGAATTGGCCAATAAAAGGCGGGCATTTCATATTGATGATCTAAAGAATTATTATTTAAGGGGTGGGGAGGAAAAGTATACATTGTTGCGCTTGATGGAATACCATAATCTTACCTTTGCCAATACACTTTCCAAAGGAAGTTTGAAAAATTATAGGACCACGGAAAAATACCTAAAGAAATATTTTAAAGAATGGTTAAGGGTTTCGGATGTTTTTTTAAGTGAAATAAACTATCGCTTTTTATCTGATTTTGAGTTTTTCCTAAGAAAGACTTTTCCAAAGGAAGGAAATAAAGGGCTGAGCAACAATGGGATCATGAAACATCTTGTAAGGCTTAAAAAGCTATCCTCATTTGGGGAAAGGTTGGAGTGGTTGGAAAAAGATCCTTTCGCTAAGTATCAGATAAAATTTGATAAAGTAGAGAGAGGTTTTTTGGATCAGGATGAATTAGAGCTTATAGAAAATACTGAATTTGAACTTCCAAGACTCATACTGGCCAAAGACCTTTTTGTGTTCAGTTGCTATACAGGATTATCCTATGTGGATATTATGAATTTGAGCCTGACCCATATTATACGTGGAATAGATGGCGGGAAATGGATTTATACAACTAGGCAAAAAACTGGTGTAAAAGTCAAAATTCCAATATTGCCCTTTGCCGATAGGATGATTGAGAAATATAAAGAGGATCGTAGGGCCTTGGATAGAGGTACAATTTTTCCCTATGCTAGTAACCAAAAGCTCAACAAAAATTTGAAGGATATTGCAGCAGGATGCGGGCTGAATAAATACCTGACCTTTCATTTGGCCAGGCACACATTTGCTACAACTATTACTTTACTAAATGGTGTGCCTATAGAAACTGTGAGTAAGGTTTTGGGACATACCAAGATAACAACCACCCAGATTTATGCAAAAGTAGTGGAGTCGAAAGTTAGCGATGATATGGAGAAACTACGTAATATTTTATCGAATAAAGAAATTAAAGAAAAAGATGTCAAAATTTCTAAATTTCCAGATTACAGGTAA